The Flavobacterium sp. 140616W15 sequence ACAAATTCTAAAGGACTTCCATTTTCATTAGTAATAGTTCCTTTTATATCTTGACTTTGTGCAAAAAATAAAGTACTCGATAAAGTGAGAACCGCTGTAATTAGTATTTTTAATTTTTTTTCATTGCTGGTTATTTTAATACATTGTAAATAATTCATTTAGATAAAATGAAATGGGCTTGTTAAATATTCTGTTAAGATTAACAAAGTGCAAATGTAATTTTTAAAAGTTAAACTTCACTTATTAAATAGAGTTTATATAGTTAAAAAGATAAATTCTAATTTTAATGAAATATATTTGTAGAAATTTTTAAAAATAAAAAAATGAAATTACGATTATTACTTTTTTTGTGTGCTGTTACTTTTAATGGTTTTTCTCAAAATAATGTATTAGTTTTTCAATCTGATTTTGGTTTGAAAGATGGGGCGGTATCTGCTATGAAAGGGGTTGCAATAGGTGTTTCTACCGATTTGAAAATATTTGATGTAACACATGAAATTCCAGCATTTAATATTTGGGAAGCAGCCTATCGTTTGTCGCAAACAGCACAATATTACCCAACAGGAACGGTATTTGTATCAGTTTGTGACCCTGGAGTTGGAACAGCTAGACATTCGGTTGTTTTATTGACTAAATCAGGTCATTATTTTGTAACTCCTGATAATGGAACTTTAACTTTAGTTGCTGAACAATTGGGTATCGAAGAAATTCGTGAAATCGACGAAGTAAAAAACCGTCGTCAGAACTCAAATGAATCATATACTTTTCATGGTCGTGATGTGTATGCCTATACAGGTGCACGTTTAGCTTCAAAAACAATTACATTTGATCAGGTTGGACCAAAATTACCTAATGAAGTGGTAAAGATCGAGTACCAAAAACCAATTTTTGAAAAGGGCATCATCAAAGGCGGTATTCCAATTTTAGATATTCAATATGGTAATATTTGGACAAACATCGACAAAAAAACATTTGCTAATTTAAATGTAAAAGCGGGAGACTTTGTTAAGGTTCAGATTTTTAATGGAACTAAAAAAGTATATGATGGAAAACTAAAATTAGTACATACTTTTGGAGAAGTTGAAGTTGGAACTGATGTCGTTTACTTTAATAGTCTTTTGAATTTTTCATTGGCTGTAAATCAAGGCAGTTTCTCTCAAAAGCATAAAATTTATAGTGGAGCTGACTGGAGTATTCTAATTAGCAAATAATTTCATTATATAATATAAAAAAGGTGTTCATTGTAATAATGAACACCTTTTTTGTTTCTAAAAATCTAGTTTTTCAAAGAAGCCATATCTATTACAAAACGATATTTTATATCTCCTTTTAATAGTCTCTCGTAAGCATTATTTACATCGTTTACACCAATCAATTCGATATCTGCAATAATGTTGTGCTTAGCGCAAAAGTCAAGCATTTCCTGAGTTTCTGCAATACCACCAATAAGTGAGCCTGAGAAACTTCTTCTACCAAGTATAAGGCTAAATGATGTTACCGGAAGTGGATCCATAGGAGCACCTACCAATGTAAGTGTACCATCTACTCTAAGTAAATTTAAATATGCATCAATATCATGTTGAGCCGATACACAATCTAAAATAAAGTGAAGGCTTCTAGCATGTTTCTTCATTTCTTCAGGATCGCTAGACAATACTACTTCATCTGCTCCCAAACGTTTAGCATCTTCAGTTTTAGATAATGAAGTTGTAAAAACGACTACATGAGCGCCCATTGCTTTTGCAATTTTAATTCCCATATGTCCCAATCCGCCAATACCTACAATACCTACTTTTTGACCTGGCCCTACTTTCCAGTGTTTTAAAGGAGAATAAGTTGTAATTCCAGCGCAAAGCAAAGGAGCAACACCTGCTAAATCTAATTTATCAGATATGTGAAGCACAAAATTCTCATCCACAACAACGCTCTCAGAGTATCCGCCAAAAGTTTGTCCACCAAGGTGTTTATCTGGAGAATCAAATGTAAGTGTACTTCCTGAATCGCAAAATTGCTCTAAATCTTCTTTACAATGTTCACATTCTCTACAAGAATCGACCATACAACCTACACCGGCTAAATCGCCTACTTTAAACTTCTTAACATGATCTCCCACTTTGGTTACTCTACCCACAATTTCATGCCCA is a genomic window containing:
- a CDS encoding S-adenosyl-l-methionine hydroxide adenosyltransferase family protein, producing the protein MKLRLLLFLCAVTFNGFSQNNVLVFQSDFGLKDGAVSAMKGVAIGVSTDLKIFDVTHEIPAFNIWEAAYRLSQTAQYYPTGTVFVSVCDPGVGTARHSVVLLTKSGHYFVTPDNGTLTLVAEQLGIEEIREIDEVKNRRQNSNESYTFHGRDVYAYTGARLASKTITFDQVGPKLPNEVVKIEYQKPIFEKGIIKGGIPILDIQYGNIWTNIDKKTFANLNVKAGDFVKVQIFNGTKKVYDGKLKLVHTFGEVEVGTDVVYFNSLLNFSLAVNQGSFSQKHKIYSGADWSILISK
- a CDS encoding NAD(P)-dependent alcohol dehydrogenase, producing the protein METKNIKAFGTVAADAPLKTLDIKRRTVTAHDVEIEILYCGICHSDLHSARNEWHGTTYPIVPGHEIVGRVTKVGDHVKKFKVGDLAGVGCMVDSCRECEHCKEDLEQFCDSGSTLTFDSPDKHLGGQTFGGYSESVVVDENFVLHISDKLDLAGVAPLLCAGITTYSPLKHWKVGPGQKVGIVGIGGLGHMGIKIAKAMGAHVVVFTTSLSKTEDAKRLGADEVVLSSDPEEMKKHARSLHFILDCVSAQHDIDAYLNLLRVDGTLTLVGAPMDPLPVTSFSLILGRRSFSGSLIGGIAETQEMLDFCAKHNIIADIELIGVNDVNNAYERLLKGDIKYRFVIDMASLKN